In Salmo salar chromosome ssa03, Ssal_v3.1, whole genome shotgun sequence, a single genomic region encodes these proteins:
- the LOC106599954 gene encoding myocilin has protein sequence MSSRMWLPAALCLSSLVLSTHGRDRVSLRRSNDHTGHCQYTFTVDNPAEASCPGASGGPEMEGVKSHLTLLEALISSILGGEGAGGEGLQAGGDKALQDAYSQAMGEKSQLQEDREQLNRQVQELQRRMDELIVGAETLRQTPCHQSQATGSGLNRGRHPDYAPYQEMKTEHHREVRGVAAGPWGGYTDIDLALDEQSPWAIYSPSKAKGAIVASQLDPESLEVKRSWETNIRKNAVANDFVISGRVYTVSSYMAPDTTVNHVFNTTTGQGRGMEVPYKNHYRYNSMVDYNHAQRKLCAWDNFHMITYDVSLGKPSGNSQ, from the exons ATGTCCTCCAGAATGTGGCTCCCGGCAGCCTTGTGTCTGTCCAGCCTGGTGCTGTCTACCCATGGCCGGGACAGAGTCTCCCTGCGACGCTCAAACGACCACACCGGGCACTGCCAGTACACCTTCACTGTGGACAACCCTGCCGAGGCCAGCTGCCCTGGGGCCAGCGGAGGACCTGAGATGGAGGGGGTCAAGTCTCATCTTACTCTACTGGAGGCCCTGATCAGCAGCATACTGGGAGGCGAGGGAGCCGGGGGAGAGGGGCTACAGGCTGGGGGTGACAAGGCCCTCCAGGACGCATACTCCCAGGCCATGGGAGAGAAGAGCCAGCTGCAGGAGGACAGGGAGCAGCTGAACAGGCAGGTGCAGGAACTTCAGAGGAGGATGGATGAGCTGATTGTGGGGgctgagacactgagacagacccCCTGCCACCAGTCCCAGGCCACTGGATCAGGACT GAACCGTGGAAGGC aCCCTGACTATGCCCCCTATCAGGAGATGAAGACCGAG CATCACAGGGAAGTACGGGGTGTGGCTGCAGGACCCTGGGGCGGCTACACAGACATCGACCTGGCGCTGGACGAGCAGAGCCCGTGGGCCATCTACAGCCCCAGCAAGGCCAAGGGAGCCATCGTGGCATCCCAGCTGGACCCTGAGAGCCTGGAGGTGAAGAGGAGTTGGGAGACCAACATCAGGAAGAACGCAGTGGCTAACGACTTCGTGATCAGCGGTCGGGTCTACACAGTGTCCAGCTACATGGCCCCAGACACCACCGTCAACCACGTGTTCAACACGACCACCGGCCAGGGCCGAGGCATGGAGGTGCCCTACAAGAACCACTACCGCTACAACAGCATGGTGGACTACAACCACGCCCAGAGGAAGCTCTGCGCCTGGGACAACTTCCACATGATCACCTACGACGTCAGCTTGGGGAAACCCAGCGGAAACAGCCAATAA
- the LOC106600414 gene encoding dynamin-2 isoform X3, with protein MGNRGMEDLIPLVNKLQDAFSGIGQSCNLDLPQIAVVGGQSAGKSSVLENFVGRDFLPRGSGIVTRRPLVLQLISANAEWAEFLHCKGKKFTDFDEVRQEIEAETDRITGANKGISPVPINLRVYSPHVLNLTLIDLPGITKVPVGDQPADIEQQIRDMIMQFICRESCLILAVTPANSDLANSDALKLAKDVDPQGQRTIGVITKLDLMDEGTDAREVLENKLLPLRRGYIGVVNRSQKDIDGKKDIKMAMAAERKFFLTHPAYRHMAEKMGTPCLQKVLNQQLTNHIRDTLPAFRSKLQTQLLSLDKEAEEYRGYRPDDPGRKTKQLLQMVQQFSVDFEKRIEGSGDQVDTVELSGGAKINRIFHERFPFELVKMECDDKEMRREISYAIKNIHGIRTGLFTPDMAFEAIVKKQIVKIKEPCIKCVDMVIQELINTVRQCTNKLDCFPRLREETERIVTSHIRDRESRAKDQVLLLIDVQLSYINTNHEDFIGFANAQQSSKQSNKQSSAASQVSQVPPCISSQTLSENLSSPVLGVWPGW; from the exons ATGGGTAACCGGGGAATGGAGGACTTGATCCCGTTGGTCAACAAGCTTCAGGACGCTTTCAGCGGCATCGGTCAGAGCTGCAATCTTGACCTGCCACAGATCGCGGTAGTCGGCGGACAGAGCGCTGGCAAGAGCTCCGTGTTGGAGAACTTCGTTGGCAG GGACTTCCTGCCCCGAGGCTCTGGGATCGTCACCCGCAGGCCCCTTGTCCTGCAGCTTATCAGCGCCAATGcag AATGGGCAGAGTTCTTACACTGCAAAGGGAAGAAGTTCACAGATTTCGACGAGGTTCGCCAGGAGATTGAGGCAGAGACTGACCGCATTACTGGGGCCAATAAGGGCATCTCTCCCGTCCCCATCAACCTGCGCGTCTACTCCCCACATG TGCTGAACCTGACCTTGATCGACCTGCCAGGCATCACCAAGGTGCCAGTGGGGGACCAGCCAGCGGACATCGAGCAGCAGATTAGAGACATGATCATGCAGTTCATCTGCAGGGAGAGCTGTCTCATCCTGGCTGTCACCCCGGCCAACTCTGACCTGGCCAACTCAGACGCCCTCAAACTGGCCAAAGACGTCGACCCCCAGG GCCAGCGGACCATAGGCGTGATCACCAAGCTGGACCTGATGGATGAGGGAACCGATGCCAGGGAGGTCCTGGAGAACAAGCTGCTGCCCCTGAGGAGAG GTTATATTGGAGTGGTGAACCGCAGTCAGAAGGACATTGATGGGAAGAAGGACATCAAGATGGCTATGGCTGCTGAGAGGAAGTTCTTCCTGACTCACCCGGCCTACAGACACATGGCCGAAAAGATGGGCACCCCGTGCCTGCAGAAAGTTCTCAACCAG CAACTGACCAACCACATCCGCGACACACTGCCGGCGTTCCGTAGCAAGCTGCAGACCCAGCTGCTGTCTCTGGACAAGGAGGCAGAGGAGTACCGAGGATACCGCCCTGATGACCCGGGACGGAAGACCAAGCAGCTGCTGCA gaTGGTGCAGCAGTTCTCAGTGGACTTTGAGAAGCGTATCGAGGGCTCTGGGGACCAGGTGGATACTGTAGAGCTCTCTGGTGGAGCCAAGATCAACCGTATCTTCCACGAGCGATTCCCCTTCGAGCTGGTTAAG ATGGAGTGTGATGACAAGGAGATGCGGCGGGAGATCAGCTACGCCATCAAGAACATCCACGGTATCAG gactGGCCTGTTCACTCCAGACATGGCATTTGAGGCCATCGTGAAGAAGCAGATAGTGAAGATCAAGGAGCCGTGTATCAAGTGTGTGGACATGGTCATTCAGGAGCTGATCAACACCGTGCGCCAGTGTACCAACAAG TTGGATTGCTTCCCCAGGCTGCGTGAGGAAACCGAGAGAATTGTGACTTCACacatcagagacagagagagcagggcaAAGGACCAG GTGTTGCTGCTGATCGATGTCCAGCTCTCGTACATCAACACTAACCACGAGGACTTCATAGGCTTTGCTAA TGCACAGCAGAGCAGCAAGCAGAGCAACAAACAGAGTAGTGCTGCAAGCCAGGTCAGCCAG GTGCCCCCATGCATTTCATCCCAAACCCTTAGTGAGAATCTGAGCAGCCCTGTTTTGGGTGTCTGGCCTGGTTG